The sequence CTCTACGCATTTCACCGCTACACCGGGAATTCCGCGCTCCTCTCCCGTCCTCTAGCCTGGCAGTCCCCTCTGAACTTTCCGGGTTGAGCCCGAAGATTTCACGGAGGGCTTACCAAACCGCCTACGCTCCCTTTACGCCCAGTAAATCCGAACAACGCTTGCCACCTTCGTATTACCGCGGCTGCTGGCACGAAGTTAGCCGTGGCTTTTTCTGGAGGTACCATCCGGACGGTTGCCCGTCCCATTTTCCCTCCCAAAAGGGGTTTACAATCCGAAGACCTTCATCCCCCACGCGGCGTCGCTGCGTCAGGCTTTCGCCCATTGCGCAATATTCCTTACTGCTGCCTCCCGTAGGAGTCTGGCCCGTGTCGCAGTGCCAGTGTGGCTGATCGTCCTCTCAGACCAGCTACCCGTCGTTGCCTTGGTGAGCCATTACCTCACCAACAAGCTGATAGGACATGAGCCCATCCTTGAGCGCCGCACCCACGGTGCGACTTTCTTTCCGAAACCGCAGTCCCGGAAACGTACGCGGTATTAGCCAACCTTTCGGCTGGTTATTCCCCACTCGAGGGTAGGTTACCCATGCATTCCTCACCCGTTCGCCACTGTACAAGTGTATTGCTACACCTTCTCGTTCGACTTGCATGTATTAGGCGCGCCGCCAGCGTTCGTTCTGAGCCAGGATCAAACTCTCATCAAAGTTACTTCTGAATTGGATCCAAGGGCCACCACTTCAATACACCTTACCTCTAAATTCTTCTCGCTCTATTCAGTTGTCAAAGAACAAGCTATCCCCACGGAAGCCTTGCAACTTCCGTTAAGGAGCCTTGCAAGATACTATTCTAGTAGCTGGTTGTCAAGCGCGAATTTGCCTGCCCGGAAACTGGGGTCACTGTTCTCCGGTCTCCGTGAAAGCCCCCTTCGCTTGCAGGGGCGTTGAGGGATACCCCATAATGGTATCAGACGATGTTTCGACGGACCTTCCTCAAATTAAGCAGCCTGGGATTACTGGCCGGCCTGGCCGGCTGCGATGCCATGGGCGGCGTCTTTGGCCGCATGTTTGCCGTTCCGCCACGCGACACCACCTATTTTACGCCGAACGATAAGTTTTACATCGTCCAGTATTCAAATTCTCCGTTCAGCCTTTCACATGACTTGAATCAGGAGCAGTGGCGCCTTCACATCACCGGTGAGGTGAAGCAGAAAATCTCGCTGGGTTGGCGGGACATCCTCAATCGAGAATCCTTTGATCAGATCGTCACGCTCGAATGCATCGACACCCTCCCGGGCGGCGACAGCCTTGGCACCGCGCAGTGGCGGGGCATCTCGCTCAAAAAACTACTACTCGAAGTGGGCGTGGATGAAGAAACCGCTCGCGACATCGTCTTCCGCGCTGCCGATGGCTACCACGATAGCATCCCCTTTGCCCGCGCCATGCAAGACGATGTGATGCTGGCCTATCTCATGAACGGCGAAAAACTGCCCAAGGAGCACGGCTTCCCCCTGCGCCTTATTGTCCCCGGCCTCTACGGGATCAAAAATGTGAAATGGGTCACGGAGCTTGAGGTTTACAACGGTGACTATAAGGGATACTGGCAACAACGTGGCTGGACCGACGATGGCACGATTAAAATTTTCTCACGCATTGACAGCCCCGGCCACTACCAGCCACTGCGAGGGCCAGAGCAGACCTACCGCGGCGTGGCCTTCGGCGGCCCCAACAGTATCAGCAGGGTTGAATTAAGCTTCGATGGCGGAACAACCTGGCAGCTGGCCGAGATCGAACCTCCGTTGTCAAATAAATCCTGGGTCATCTGGAACTACCGCTGGAAGCCGCCAAAACCGGGCAAGTACGTGGTTGTTGTGCGCGCAACGGACACCACGGGCCAGCTCCAGATCGCCGACATCGTTCGCCCACAGCCAGCCGGCGCCTCGGGCTACCACACAATCGTTTCCGAGATCCAGGAGGTCTAACGCCCGATGGCTTGCCTCCTGTTGTCCAGCGGTCTCCGCGTCGGTAGGCTTGTCACCGCAGTCCTCCTGACAACTGCCCTATCTGCGCATGCAGAATCAGCAGGCAATGAGCAGGCTCAGGCCATCGAGCATGCTAGACGGGCAACCGTCGGGATTCTGAGCGAAACGCCCTTGGAGCGGCAGGCCGGCTACCAGAGCAAGCTCTCTGTCCGCGGCAGTGGCGTCCATTTGCAGCACGGCTATATCGTCACCGCCCGCCATGCCGTAGAAAAGGATGCGGGTAACAAAACCGTATTGCCCCAGCAGATCGTCGTACTAACCGGCAATCTGTCCGAACTCACCGCCCAGCTTGTCGGCGGGAGCGCCTACCTCGACATCGCACTCTATCAAGTTGACGACGCCCACCGTGCGCAATTGCCAGCCGGAGTTGGTTTTGCACCGCACGAGGCTATCGCAGGCGACCCGGTCTTCACCGTCGGCTACCCTCTTGGCTGGGGGCCAGCCATTACCTACGGCCGGATTGGCAATCCCAATGTCTTTCTGCCTACGACCGACACGCGCCTACTCCAATCAGATTTGGCAGCCTGCAGCGGCAACTCCGGCGGTGGGCTGTTCACGTCAGACGGTACCCTGGCCGGTATCATGCACGCCATCATCAAGACCGAACAGAGCCAGGCCGACCACCGCTGCAGCCAATTGGCCTTTTCCGTCCCTGCTACTCTAGTTCAACGAATTGTCGTGGCCTTGATGGAGGGCCGGCAGCCTGGCTTCTCGCGGCTGGGCATCCAGATGGCGCCGGTTCGCATCGGCACCCGCTGGCACGTGCGCGTGGGCGAGGCCAGTGGGCCGGCAAAAGAAGGCGGCGCACAGAAAGGCGACCTTCTGATGGCCATCAACGGGACGGATATCACCGACCCCGCACAACTCAAAAACTACCTGATGGAACGGACGTTGCCTGGACAGACCGTGACACTAAGCATCCAACGCGGCGACCAGAAGCTATCCCTGTCTATCGTTCTTGGAGGCGCATGAACCCTCTGACCGGAACAAATTTCGGACGAACAACGTGGCTTACGGAAATGGCGTTGGCTAGTCCTGCGTCAATCCTTGCGTGGAAGTACCGGCACTGGACCAACCGCTTGGAGGGAACGCGCAAAAACTGACGGTCACGTTTGCCAAGAACTGCCTCGTCATGATCGACACCTTTGCTGCCACGGATGCCCTTGTTCGATCCGTCCGGTTTCAAACGGATCGCCTTCTGGTCATGGAGCTCATCTAAGCGGGCCTGGACCAAATCGATGGAACACTGTCTGCTGTTGTCCAGGCTTAGGAGGAAGCCAACCAGGTTAGACGCGGTGCCTGGTCGAACGAAAAACATGAAACAATTCCACCGTGGGAATGGCGGACCGGCTGCCGCAAATAGCTGATCAGAGACTGCGGGCTGCCGCGCGTCCAGCCAAATGGCCGGTGGCCCAGGCCCACTGAAAATTAAATCCGCCGATCCGGCCGTCACAATCCAGCATCTCGCCCACCAGATAAAGCCCAGGCATTTTGCGCGATTCCATCGTGCGGAAGTTGATGTCCTCCAGCGGCACACCGCCGGCCGTCACCTCGGCATAGTTCCAGCCACGATCCCGCTCGACCGGCAACGGTAAGTCCGTTAAGCCTTTCACCAGCGCCTCGCGCTCCGCGCGCGTCATCTGCCCAATTTGGCAAGCCGGATCAAGACCCAGATGCCGGCACAGCGTCTCTGAAAAACGGTCCGGCATGCGCGACGCGATTAGCTTGGCGAGCGACCGCTGCGGCGACTCAGCGATCTTTGTCTTGACCCACCCATCTGCCTCTGTGCGATTCATGTCGACGAAGAAATTGCACCCCATCTCAACTGCAGCCCCTCCTTGCTTGGCCCCAGTCCAGAACCGGCTAGCATCCATCACGACCGGTCCACTGATACCGAAATGCGTCCACAAGAGACTGCCGCGACGCCGGTCACTCACGCGACCGTTGATCTTTGTTGTTAACTCCACTTCTTGGGACAACCCCGCTAACGCTGCATGAAACATGGCTGGCGGCAACACAAGTGGCACCAGCGCCGGATGGACCGGCGTCACCATATGGCCAAGGCGACGGACCATTGCCCACCCCTGCCCGTCGCTCCCGGTTTTGGGAAGCGACTGCCCGCCGGTAGCTAGAATCACTCTGCGAGCTGATAGAGTTCCCTGCTCATGACAGATGGCAAAGCCCGGCTCGTTTCCGTCTTTTGATACCACCTGCACATCGCGAACACGTCGATTCGTGAGAATGTCCACGCCGAGTTCCTTGCAGCGATCGAGCAGCGCCTCTAGCACGGTGCGAGCCTCGTCGGTCACAGGAAACAGCTTGCCAGTCTCCTCGCGCTTTAACTCGACACCCAGCGACGCAAACCAGCGCCGTGTCGCTGCGACGCTAAATGCTGCCAGAATGTGCCGGACCACGTGCGGCGTACCATTGAAATCCTTCTCACTGACCTGCGCATGCGTCACATTGCAACGGGTACCACCGGACACTAAAATTTTTGCGCCAATCTTTTTAGCCCCGTCAAGCACTTTCACGCGATATGGTGTCCTTGCCAGTTCAGCTGCAAAAATCCCGGCCGCGAGGCCAGCGGCGCCCCCTCCTACAACCACGATATCGACAGATTCATCCGGCATGGCAGTTGACAGCACCACGAGCAAGTCTCGCACGAGACGGAACGGAAAACGGCAGGCTAGTCGATCTTGTCCAGCTTGATGCGCAATTCCGTAAGCTGGCCAGAATCCACTGGAGACGGCGCCTCGGTGAGCGGGCATTGCGCCTTTTGGGTCTTCGGAAAGGCGATCACATCGCGGATGGAGTCGGCGTTTCCCATCAACATAATCAGCCGGTCTAATCCAAACGCAATGCCACCGTGTGGCGGAGCACCGTATTCCAGCGCGTCGAGCAGGAATCCAAACTTCGCCGTGGCCTCGTCTTTCCCAATTCCGAGCAGGTCGAAGACCTTGCTCTGTACCTCGCGACGATGGATACGGATGCTGCCACCGCCGATTTCGTTTCCGTTGAGCACCATGTCGTACGCTTTGGCCCGGACGTTTAATGGAGCAGAGTCGAGCAATGGCACGTCCTCGTCCATCGGCGCCGTGAAAGGATGGTGCATCGCCACATGGCGTTTGCTTTCCGGATCGTAATCCAGCATGGGAAAATCGATAACCCAGAGCGGTTTCCAGGCATTTTTGTCGATTAAGCTGAGCTCCTCGCCGAGCATGAGGCGGATCCGGCCAAGCACCTCGTGCACAACCTTCGGCCGATCGGCCCCAAAGAGCAGCAGATCGCCAACTTTGGCATCGGACAGCACGGCCAGTAGCGCCTTGGCATCGAGAAATTTGGCAATGACCGACTCCAGCTGCCCTTCTCCAGAGACTTTGGCCCAGGCTAGCCCCTTAGCACCGAAGCTCTTGGCCGTTTCACCGAGCGCGTCAATCCGTGTCCGTGAAAGGGCTCCTCCGCCTGGCACGATCAGCGCCTTGACGACCCCGCCACTAGCCACCGCCTCCTTAAAAACTTTGAACTCCGTTGTTGCAGCAAAGGGGCTGACATCATACAGCGGCAGACCAAACCGTAAGTCCGGCTTGTCTGACCCATAGCGACCCATCGCCTCAGCATAGGACAGCCTCGGAAACGGCGTCTGGAGTTCGATGCCGCCGGCTTTTTGAAACATCTCACTGATCATGCGCTCCATCAACACCATGATCTGCTCGCGGTCCACAAAGGACATTTCGATGTCAATTTGCGTGAACTCCGGCTGCCGGTCGTTACGCAAGTCCTCATCGCGGAAACACCGGGCTACCTGATAATAGCGGTCCGCCCCGCTGACCATAAGAATCTGCTTGAAGAGCTGCGGCGACTGCGGCAGCGCGTAGAAACTTCCAGGATTCACACGGCTGGGGACCAAATAATCCCGCGCCCCCTCCGGCGTGCTCTTCGTGAGCATTGGCGTTTCAACTTCCAGAAATTTATTCGCGTCAAGGAAAGCTCTGGCCTGGTGCGTCACCTGATGACGCAGAGCCAGCAAGCGCTGCATCCGGGGACGGCGCAGATCGAGGTAGCGATGTTTGAGCCGCAAGGCCTCCGTGATTTCCGCCGTGTCGTCCACCATGAACGGCGGCGTGGTGGCCTCGTTGAGAATCTCTAGCTCCTGAATCAACACCTCAATGGCGCCGGTGGTGAGATTGGGGTTTTCCGACCCGGTTGGACGCTTCGAGACCGTGCCTTTGACAGCCACAACGAACTCGCTCCGCAACCCGTGCGCCTTAGCATGCGTCGCCTTGTTGAATTCAGGGTTGAAGACGATCTGCGTCAGTCCATACCGGTCACGGATGTCGAGAAAAATCACGCTGCCGTGGTCGCGCCGGGCATGGACCCATCCGTTCAACACGACGGTCTGGCCCGCTTGGGCCGCCGTCAATTCTCCGCACGTATGTGTCCGAATCATCATGCCGACACCCGCTTAGACGGGCGCGCCCAGCCGGCCCGCGAGCGAGGACGCTTGCGCCGCGATCCACTCGCGTCACCAGACAGAGCCCCCTGCCGTTCCTGCACCAGTTCGCGCAGGGCATTGGCCTCCCGATCGGTCAGGTAACGGTACTGTCCGATCGGCAAATCACCCAATACGAGCGGTCCGAACTTCATCCGCTTCAATTTCCACACCGGATGTCCAATGGCCTCGAGCATGCGCTTCACCTGATGTTTTCGCCCCTCGTAAATCGTGATCTCCAGCCACGAATTCTCGACTGCCTTGCCGACTTTCTTGACGACGGCCGGCGCAGTTTTCCCGTCATCGAGCATGACGCCCTTTTCAAGCGCCTGAATGTCCTCCGCATCCAGCATGCCCTTGACCTTAATGAGATAGGTCTTCGGTACGTGATGACGCGGATGCAGCAACGCCTGCGCAATGTCGCCGTCGTTGGTCAGCAGCATGAGCCCTTCGCTGTCGAAATCGAGCCGGCCCACCGGAAAGACACGCATCCGGATTCCGCCCAGCAGATCGGCAACGGTCGACCGCCCGCCCGGATCGCTCATCGTGGACATGATGTTTTTTGGCTTGTTCAGCATGATAAAGGTCTGCGGAGGTGCCGGCTTGATGTGGCGCCCGTCGACCTTGACGTGATCACGCTCTGGATTGATCTTCACGCCCATCTCGCACACGACCGCCCCGTTGACCGTCACGCGCCCCTGCGCGATCAGCTCCTCCGCCTTGCGGCGGGAAGCGACACCGGAATCAGCAATCACCTTTTGCAATCGAATGTCCATATCCGTCAATCGTCATTCGTCAACCGAGAAGAGACTGCCTTCTCAGGCTTGACGCGTGACGCATAGCGTCCTACTCCCACTCAATTGTACTCGGCGGCTTGGAGCTGACGTCGTAGACCACCCGGTTGACGCCGCGTACTTCGTTGATAATGCGGTTTGAAATGGTACCGAGCAATTCAGGGGGCAGCCGGGCCCAATCCGCCGTCATGCCGTCCAGACTCGTCACCGCGCGAATCGCGATGACGTGCTCATAGGTCCGCTGGTCGCCCATGACACCGACGGTCCGGATCGGCAACAGCACCGCGAAAGCCTGCCAGATTTCCCGATAGAGCCCCGCCTGTTTGATTTCGTGGGCCACGATGGCTTCCGCCGCTTTCAGGATGTCCAGACGTTCCCTGGTCACCGGCCCCAGCACACGGATCGCCAAGCCAGGCCCCGGAAACGGCTGCCGCCAGATAATGTCATCCGGCAGGCCCAGCTCCTTGCCCAGCCCCCGCACCTCGTCCTTGAAGAGCTCCCGTAGCGGTTCGATCAGCTTGAGCTTCATCTTCGTCGGCAGACCGCCGACATTATGGTGCGTTTTGATCGTGGCCGACGGCCCCTTGAAGCTCACACTCTCGATCACGTCTGGATAAAGCGTCCCCTGGACAAGAAATTCTTCCTTCCCAAGCCGGCGCGCTTCCTTCTCAAAGTTCTCGATGAATAGCCGGCCGATGATCTTGCGCTTCCGCTCTGGATCCGCCACACCTTTCAGTGCGCGCAGGAATTCCGCCGACCGATCCAAAAAATGCAGATTCAGCTTGAGTGTGGACGCGAAGGCTTTGCGCACCTGTGCCCCCTCGCCCTGCCGCAGCACGCCGTTGTCTACAAAAATGCAGGTCAGCTGTTTACCGATGGCTCGATGCGCCAACACCGCTGCCACGGACGAATCTACACCGCCACTGAGCGCACAGATGACCTTACGCTTGCCGACCGTCTCGCGGATCTGCGCCACGGCCGTATCCACATAGGAACTCATCGTCCAAGTCGGCTTGCAGCCGCAGATAGTATGAACGAAATTCTGCAGAATACGGAAGCCGCCGACCGTGTGCGCTACTTCCGGATGAAACTGCAGGCAGTAGAACTTCCGGTGATCATTCACCAGTTTCATCGCTGCCACCGGCGAATTGTCCGTGTGAGCGATGGATTTGAATCCATCGGGCGTCCGCTCGATCCGGTCTCCGTGTGACATCCAGACCGTCGTGGACCGGTGCTCACCCACCCCCTTGAACAGATCCGAATCGTCGTCGATCAACAGGTCAGCGCGGCCGAATTCCCGGTGCGTGGCCTTCGCCACTTCACCACCAAGCAGATGCGTCATGAGCTGCATCCCGTAGCAGATCCCCAGCACTGGGAGGCCCTGCTCGAACAAGTGCTTCGGTACTGTCGGAGCTTTGCGCTCGTAGACGCTGGCCGGCCCGCCGGACAAAACGATCCCCTTGGGACGATGGGCCAGGATGGTCGCCAACGAGGCCGTGCAGGGCAGAATCTGCGAATAGACGTGGGACTCGCGGATGCGGCGGGCAATGAGCTGGGTGTACTGCGACCCAAAGTCGAGGATCAGGATTCTATCGTGCCAGAGTTCCATGAACCCGTCGTTCGTGAAGCGTGACGCGTCGTTCGTCTAGACAGAACATCCGAAGCATGAGATCCGCTTCACGAGATACACTTCACGCAAGGTCACTCCGCATCGGCGCGGTAGTTGGGCGCCTCTTTGGTGATGATGACGTCGTGCACGTGGCTCTCGCGCAGGCCGGCCAGCGTCTGCCGGATGAACCGCGCGTTCTTCTGCAGCTCGGGGATCGTCCGGCATCCGCAGTAGCCCATGCCGGACCGAACGCCACCGACCAATTGATAGATCACACCAGCCAGCGTGCCCTTGTACGGCACCCGCCCTTCGATACCCTCCGGCACCAGCTTGGCTTCCGGGCGGCCGGCTTGGAAGTAGCGATCCCGCCCGCCCTTCTCCATGGCACCGAGCGAACCCATGCCGCGATAGACCTTGTAGGTTCGCCCCTGAAATAGCACCGTTTCCCCAGGCGATTCCTCAGTGCCGGCCAGAATGCCGCCGATCATCACTGCCGACGCGCCCGCTGCCAGCGCCTTGGTCACATCGCCAGAATATTTGATCCCGCCATCAGCCACGATCGGCACGCCAGTGCCAACCAGCGCCGCGGCGCAGTCAGAAATAGCTGTCAGTTGCGGCATCCCGGCACCGGAGACGATCCGCGTCGTGCAGATGGAGCCGGGCCCCACGCCGACCTTCACCGCGTCCACGCCCGCCTTGAGCAGATCCTTTGCCGCCTCCGCCGTTGCAATATTGCCGGCGATCACGTCCAATTGCGGACATTTCTTCTTCACCATTCTGACGGTTTCAAGCACGCTCTTGGAATGGCCGTGCGCCGTATCCACTGCCACGAGGTCCACGCCCATCTTCACGAGTAGGTCAAGCCGGCGCTCTGTATCGGGCCCAACCCCGATGGCCGCGCCCACCCGCAGGCGCCCGTGCTTGTCCTTGCAGGCGTTGGGATACTTGATGCGTTTCTCGATATCCTTGATTGTGATCAGACCCTTGAGTTCGAATTTCTTGTTCACGACAAGGAGCTTCTCGATCCGGTGCTCGTGCATGATCTCGCGCGCTTTTTCGAGGCTCGTGCCTTCTGGCGCCGTGACCAGCTTGTCCTTGGTCATCGCCTGCGAGACTTTTAACTCCATTCGGCTCTCGAACCGCAGATCGCGATTGGTCAAAATGCCGACCAGCTTTTCGCCCTTGGTCACGGGAATACCAGAGATGCGGTACTTGGCCATCAGCTGGTGCGCCTCACGGATGGTGGCATCCGGTCCGATCGTGATGGGGTCCATGATCATTCCGCTCTCAGACTTTTTGACCTTGTCCACCTCGATGGCTTGATCTTCCGGCGAGAGTAGGCGGTGCAGGATGCCGAGGCCGCCCTCCCGGGCAAGGCCGATGGCCAGCCGCGCTTCCGTTACGGTATCCATGGCCGCACTGACGATTGGAATGTTCACGGTGACGTTGCGCGAGACGCGCGTGCTTGTGTCCACCTCGCCCGGCAGGACTTCGGACTTGGCCGGCACGAGGATGACATCGTCGTAGGTGAGCCCGACCCGGAGATTATCTTTCTCCAACATGGCGCTCCCTCAGTTTAAGCCCGTTGCGCGTCTGCCGACTGACTGGACAATTCGGTCGCTGCGTCGGCCTCCTCTTTCAGCCGCTCACCACCTTCTTCAGACGGCATAAACTGCTGGACGCGGGCGTTGGCGCTATCTACGACGAATACGCTGCCCTTCGCGTCCAGGGCGACGCCGTACGGAAAATTGAACTGCCCGCCCCCGTTGCCAAACCCACCCCACTGCGTGATGAAGTTGCCCTCACGGTCGAACTTCTGGATGCGCTGGTTGCCGGTGTCGCTGACAAACACATCGCCCTGCCCGTCCACTACGATGCCCCACGGTGACCGGAACTGCCCCGGCTCCTGCGCCCGCGGGTCGCTGGCGTGGCCCGGCCCGAGCCCACCGCCGAACTTGGTCAATAACTGCGGCAGCACGTTCGTGCTCGTGTCGAATTTCTGGATGCGGTGGTTGCCCATGTCCACTACATAAACCGCGCCGTCGGCCGGATCCACGGCCACGCCGCGCGGAAAATAGAACTGCCCGTCGTTCGTCCCGAAGCTGCCCCACTGCATAATGAACTCCCCCATCGGATCGAACTTCTGGACGCGGAAGTTGGCGCTGTCCACAACGTAGATGTAGCCGCGCACCCGGTCGACGGCGATGCCCCACGGGGAGCTGAATTGCCCTTCGCCGTTGCCGCGCGAGCCGAATTTCATCAGATAGCCGCCGAGCTTCCCGTCAAACTTCTGCACGCGGTGATTGTTGGTATCCACCACGTAGACGTCGCCCTTCGCGTCGCAGGCGATACCGGTCGGATTGTGGAAGTTGGCGTTGGCCGAGCCGAAGCTGCCCCACAGAATGATGAAGTTCCCGGCATTGTCGAACTTCTGCACACGGTTGTTGCCGTTGTCCACGACGAATAGAGAGCCCTGCTGGTCGATCGCCATACCATAGAGCGGCGCCGCGAACTCGCCGCCGTGCAGCAGTGAGGCGCCGCGCCCCGGCTTGCCCCACTTACTGACGCAGAGATACCCAGAGGTGTTGACCAAAATGCTGGCGCTAGCCGGTACGGAGATGTTGTTACCGACGTCCTTGAACCAGACAAAGAGAGTCTTCTGGCCGTCGCCCGGCGAGAGCGTGCAGGGAATCGTCGCACCGAACTTGGTGGCCGGCTCCACGTCCACCCAGCCCGGTTGGGTCGCCGAGGGCGCCATCGGATTTTCAGCGATGTAATAGGCCGACACCCCCGTGTCCATGTCGTTGGCCGAAATAGTCAGAACCGTATCGGGCGTGTTGGTCATGAAGGCACCGTGATTGATGACCACGAAGGGATTCTGTGGCGCCGTGATGTCGATCAGCACTGGCGTGACCGTGACTTCCTCCGAGAGCGAGCTTTCGCCACCATCCTCCAGCACCGCGCTCAGCGCATAGTAGTAGGGCTGGTCGTTCGTCAGGCCAGTATGAACGAAGGGGCTGGAGACGCCTTCGACCTTCGTGCCCGTCTGGGCCGTTACGCCCGGCGCAGTATGAAAGTACAGGTTGTAGGAAGAGGCGCCCGGCACATTCATCCAGCTCAGCGTCGCCTCTGTGTCACCCGTCCTGGCAACTAGGCTGCGCGGCGCCGGCATACCGGACGCATCCTGTGCCGGTTTCTGCGACAGGCGATTGAGTTCCTCTTCCGTTGGCGCGTACTTGATAATCCGATTGTTGCCGCTGTCCACGACGTAGACAATGCCCTCGGCATCGACCGCAATGC is a genomic window of Nitrospira sp. containing:
- a CDS encoding oxidoreductase; this encodes MFRRTFLKLSSLGLLAGLAGCDAMGGVFGRMFAVPPRDTTYFTPNDKFYIVQYSNSPFSLSHDLNQEQWRLHITGEVKQKISLGWRDILNRESFDQIVTLECIDTLPGGDSLGTAQWRGISLKKLLLEVGVDEETARDIVFRAADGYHDSIPFARAMQDDVMLAYLMNGEKLPKEHGFPLRLIVPGLYGIKNVKWVTELEVYNGDYKGYWQQRGWTDDGTIKIFSRIDSPGHYQPLRGPEQTYRGVAFGGPNSISRVELSFDGGTTWQLAEIEPPLSNKSWVIWNYRWKPPKPGKYVVVVRATDTTGQLQIADIVRPQPAGASGYHTIVSEIQEV
- a CDS encoding serine protease; amino-acid sequence: MACLLLSSGLRVGRLVTAVLLTTALSAHAESAGNEQAQAIEHARRATVGILSETPLERQAGYQSKLSVRGSGVHLQHGYIVTARHAVEKDAGNKTVLPQQIVVLTGNLSELTAQLVGGSAYLDIALYQVDDAHRAQLPAGVGFAPHEAIAGDPVFTVGYPLGWGPAITYGRIGNPNVFLPTTDTRLLQSDLAACSGNSGGGLFTSDGTLAGIMHAIIKTEQSQADHRCSQLAFSVPATLVQRIVVALMEGRQPGFSRLGIQMAPVRIGTRWHVRVGEASGPAKEGGAQKGDLLMAINGTDITDPAQLKNYLMERTLPGQTVTLSIQRGDQKLSLSIVLGGA
- a CDS encoding NAD(P)/FAD-dependent oxidoreductase; the encoded protein is MPAHRGAVSSGFWPAYGIAHQAGQDRLACRFPFRLVRDLLVVLSTAMPDESVDIVVVGGGAAGLAAGIFAAELARTPYRVKVLDGAKKIGAKILVSGGTRCNVTHAQVSEKDFNGTPHVVRHILAAFSVAATRRWFASLGVELKREETGKLFPVTDEARTVLEALLDRCKELGVDILTNRRVRDVQVVSKDGNEPGFAICHEQGTLSARRVILATGGQSLPKTGSDGQGWAMVRRLGHMVTPVHPALVPLVLPPAMFHAALAGLSQEVELTTKINGRVSDRRRGSLLWTHFGISGPVVMDASRFWTGAKQGGAAVEMGCNFFVDMNRTEADGWVKTKIAESPQRSLAKLIASRMPDRFSETLCRHLGLDPACQIGQMTRAEREALVKGLTDLPLPVERDRGWNYAEVTAGGVPLEDINFRTMESRKMPGLYLVGEMLDCDGRIGGFNFQWAWATGHLAGRAAARSL
- the aspS gene encoding aspartate--tRNA ligase, which codes for MMIRTHTCGELTAAQAGQTVVLNGWVHARRDHGSVIFLDIRDRYGLTQIVFNPEFNKATHAKAHGLRSEFVVAVKGTVSKRPTGSENPNLTTGAIEVLIQELEILNEATTPPFMVDDTAEITEALRLKHRYLDLRRPRMQRLLALRHQVTHQARAFLDANKFLEVETPMLTKSTPEGARDYLVPSRVNPGSFYALPQSPQLFKQILMVSGADRYYQVARCFRDEDLRNDRQPEFTQIDIEMSFVDREQIMVLMERMISEMFQKAGGIELQTPFPRLSYAEAMGRYGSDKPDLRFGLPLYDVSPFAATTEFKVFKEAVASGGVVKALIVPGGGALSRTRIDALGETAKSFGAKGLAWAKVSGEGQLESVIAKFLDAKALLAVLSDAKVGDLLLFGADRPKVVHEVLGRIRLMLGEELSLIDKNAWKPLWVIDFPMLDYDPESKRHVAMHHPFTAPMDEDVPLLDSAPLNVRAKAYDMVLNGNEIGGGSIRIHRREVQSKVFDLLGIGKDEATAKFGFLLDALEYGAPPHGGIAFGLDRLIMLMGNADSIRDVIAFPKTQKAQCPLTEAPSPVDSGQLTELRIKLDKID
- a CDS encoding rRNA pseudouridine synthase — protein: MDIRLQKVIADSGVASRRKAEELIAQGRVTVNGAVVCEMGVKINPERDHVKVDGRHIKPAPPQTFIMLNKPKNIMSTMSDPGGRSTVADLLGGIRMRVFPVGRLDFDSEGLMLLTNDGDIAQALLHPRHHVPKTYLIKVKGMLDAEDIQALEKGVMLDDGKTAPAVVKKVGKAVENSWLEITIYEGRKHQVKRMLEAIGHPVWKLKRMKFGPLVLGDLPIGQYRYLTDREANALRELVQERQGALSGDASGSRRKRPRSRAGWARPSKRVSA
- the guaA gene encoding glutamine-hydrolyzing GMP synthase, whose protein sequence is MELWHDRILILDFGSQYTQLIARRIRESHVYSQILPCTASLATILAHRPKGIVLSGGPASVYERKAPTVPKHLFEQGLPVLGICYGMQLMTHLLGGEVAKATHREFGRADLLIDDDSDLFKGVGEHRSTTVWMSHGDRIERTPDGFKSIAHTDNSPVAAMKLVNDHRKFYCLQFHPEVAHTVGGFRILQNFVHTICGCKPTWTMSSYVDTAVAQIRETVGKRKVICALSGGVDSSVAAVLAHRAIGKQLTCIFVDNGVLRQGEGAQVRKAFASTLKLNLHFLDRSAEFLRALKGVADPERKRKIIGRLFIENFEKEARRLGKEEFLVQGTLYPDVIESVSFKGPSATIKTHHNVGGLPTKMKLKLIEPLRELFKDEVRGLGKELGLPDDIIWRQPFPGPGLAIRVLGPVTRERLDILKAAEAIVAHEIKQAGLYREIWQAFAVLLPIRTVGVMGDQRTYEHVIAIRAVTSLDGMTADWARLPPELLGTISNRIINEVRGVNRVVYDVSSKPPSTIEWE
- the guaB gene encoding IMP dehydrogenase; amino-acid sequence: MLEKDNLRVGLTYDDVILVPAKSEVLPGEVDTSTRVSRNVTVNIPIVSAAMDTVTEARLAIGLAREGGLGILHRLLSPEDQAIEVDKVKKSESGMIMDPITIGPDATIREAHQLMAKYRISGIPVTKGEKLVGILTNRDLRFESRMELKVSQAMTKDKLVTAPEGTSLEKAREIMHEHRIEKLLVVNKKFELKGLITIKDIEKRIKYPNACKDKHGRLRVGAAIGVGPDTERRLDLLVKMGVDLVAVDTAHGHSKSVLETVRMVKKKCPQLDVIAGNIATAEAAKDLLKAGVDAVKVGVGPGSICTTRIVSGAGMPQLTAISDCAAALVGTGVPIVADGGIKYSGDVTKALAAGASAVMIGGILAGTEESPGETVLFQGRTYKVYRGMGSLGAMEKGGRDRYFQAGRPEAKLVPEGIEGRVPYKGTLAGVIYQLVGGVRSGMGYCGCRTIPELQKNARFIRQTLAGLRESHVHDVIITKEAPNYRADAE